Proteins from one Embleya scabrispora genomic window:
- a CDS encoding amidohydrolase codes for MTTADLVIPDAHVLTMDRDRPVTDAIAVRDGVIVALGADARALIGPRTEVLEAIAHTVTPGLTDCHQHSVMGAGSTRGADLVGAVTLAEVQRRLAEQAAPCGPNDWVVGFGGEYAAFAGRAIHRDLIDAAVDGRPAFIWMSDSHTALLSTAALRLAGLTGPREFADRSEIVCDERGPTGELHEMTACFLGYRAVPPMPRGEMSARVEELFAEQNRHGVTGVHILDDAPGTVDTLAELDAERRLSMRVHLAPWCPPGEVDNLAQRIGELRSLGGPDGLVKLAAIKFFADGAIDGGGAWLHEPDCCGQSHRSQWKDFDRYAEAVAIAAHAGLPAWTHAIGDRAVARALDVYAEHAAPFGTRHRIEHAEVLSDADVPRFAALDVVASMQPTHMDWSLPDQSDNWSRRVGPERAAKAWRCADILAAGGHVALGSDWPVAAFDPRRTLAGAQLRRPAGEIGRAAYGASVGLTARQALAGYTTQAAYAAGEERTAGRIAVGCRADLTVFGGDPLTCPPDDLPELPVTATVVAGRVVHRA; via the coding sequence ATGACCACCGCCGACCTCGTCATCCCCGACGCGCACGTACTGACCATGGATCGGGACCGGCCGGTCACGGACGCGATCGCCGTCCGGGACGGGGTGATCGTCGCGCTCGGCGCCGACGCCCGGGCGCTGATCGGCCCGCGTACCGAGGTGCTCGAGGCGATCGCACACACCGTCACCCCCGGCCTGACGGATTGTCACCAGCACTCCGTGATGGGCGCCGGCAGCACTCGCGGGGCCGACCTGGTCGGCGCCGTCACCCTGGCCGAGGTACAGCGCCGCCTCGCCGAACAGGCCGCGCCGTGCGGTCCGAACGACTGGGTGGTCGGCTTCGGCGGCGAGTACGCGGCATTCGCCGGCCGGGCCATCCACCGCGACCTGATCGACGCCGCCGTGGACGGTCGGCCCGCGTTCATCTGGATGTCGGACAGCCACACCGCGCTGCTGAGCACGGCCGCGCTGCGCCTGGCCGGGCTGACCGGGCCGCGCGAGTTCGCCGACCGGAGCGAGATCGTCTGCGACGAGCGCGGTCCGACCGGCGAGTTGCACGAGATGACCGCGTGCTTCCTGGGCTACCGCGCGGTACCGCCGATGCCGCGCGGCGAGATGTCGGCCCGGGTCGAGGAGTTGTTCGCCGAGCAGAACCGACACGGGGTCACCGGCGTACACATCCTGGACGACGCGCCGGGCACCGTCGACACGCTCGCCGAGCTGGACGCGGAGCGGCGGCTGAGCATGCGGGTCCACCTCGCGCCGTGGTGTCCGCCGGGCGAGGTGGACAACCTGGCGCAGCGGATCGGCGAACTGCGGTCCCTGGGCGGGCCGGACGGGCTGGTCAAGCTCGCCGCGATCAAGTTCTTCGCCGACGGGGCGATCGACGGCGGCGGCGCGTGGCTGCACGAGCCGGACTGCTGCGGCCAGTCGCACCGGTCCCAGTGGAAGGACTTCGACCGGTACGCCGAAGCGGTCGCCATCGCCGCCCACGCGGGCCTGCCGGCGTGGACACACGCGATCGGCGACCGGGCGGTGGCCCGCGCCCTGGACGTCTACGCCGAGCACGCCGCGCCGTTCGGTACCCGGCATCGCATCGAGCACGCCGAGGTGCTGAGCGACGCCGACGTGCCGCGCTTCGCCGCGCTGGACGTGGTGGCGTCGATGCAACCGACGCACATGGACTGGTCGTTGCCCGACCAATCCGACAACTGGTCGCGCCGGGTGGGCCCGGAGCGGGCGGCCAAGGCCTGGCGCTGCGCGGACATCCTGGCCGCCGGCGGGCACGTCGCGCTCGGCTCGGACTGGCCGGTGGCCGCGTTCGACCCGCGACGCACCCTGGCCGGCGCCCAACTGCGCCGACCCGCGGGCGAGATCGGCCGCGCGGCGTACGGGGCCTCGGTCGGCCTCACCGCCCGTCAGGCCCTGGCCGGCTACACCACGCAGGCGGCCTACGCGGCGGGCGAGGAGAGGACGGCCGGCCGGATCGCCGTCGGCTGCCGGGCCGACCTGACCGTATTCGGCGGCGACCCGCTGACCTGCCCTCCCGACGACCTACCGGAACTCCCCGTCACCGCGACGGTGGTCGCGGGCCGCGTCGTACACCGGGCGTAG
- a CDS encoding APC family permease → MNHGTSRPPIPTGKAPDHDAARLGELGYEQELKRSLGVLGNLAIGFATVSPVVGLYAVVQVGATVAGPAWVWVLLVALLGQALLMCVYSELASQYPIAGGAYQWARRLLGPTYAWLAGWVALCAVVFANTTIVYLGAPWFFALFDAEPTPGRIVAVAAIFLLCCTAVNALGIDVLRLVLAAGIAAEAVASLGVGLALLLLFRENGFGILTETMGAQSLSGGSTLSALLTVLAVGGWAFIGFDACVASSEETRDAARQVPRAIWWTLTSVGGLVVLNAVAVQLAHPDPAAVVHGEDLDPVTTAVVNSFGSWSAKPFVVVVIIAFVACALASQASAARAVYSVSRDDVLPASRALRRINRRQAPVGALLITSAISCSALLLALDSSAIGSLITFGSAAIYLQFLLIALAALIARLRGTWTPAGLVRLGRWGTPLNVLAVAWLAFEFVNIAWPRRILAPPDAPAYQVWAAVIGIAIVVGTGVLYLLIKRPQDKVRVGASFADGGTDPEPSTPVESTA, encoded by the coding sequence ATGAACCACGGCACTTCTCGCCCACCGATCCCCACCGGCAAAGCGCCCGACCACGACGCCGCACGGCTCGGCGAACTGGGCTACGAGCAGGAGCTCAAGCGCAGTCTCGGCGTGCTGGGCAACCTCGCCATCGGCTTCGCGACGGTCTCCCCCGTGGTGGGCCTGTACGCGGTCGTCCAGGTCGGCGCCACCGTCGCCGGCCCCGCGTGGGTGTGGGTGCTCCTGGTCGCGCTGCTCGGCCAGGCGCTGCTGATGTGCGTGTACTCCGAGTTGGCCTCGCAGTATCCGATCGCCGGCGGCGCCTACCAGTGGGCCCGTCGTCTGCTCGGGCCCACCTACGCGTGGCTCGCGGGATGGGTGGCGCTGTGCGCGGTGGTGTTCGCCAACACCACGATCGTCTATCTGGGCGCACCCTGGTTCTTCGCCCTGTTCGACGCCGAGCCCACACCCGGCCGGATCGTCGCGGTGGCCGCGATATTCCTGCTCTGCTGTACCGCCGTCAACGCGCTCGGCATCGACGTGCTGCGCCTGGTACTCGCCGCCGGCATCGCGGCCGAGGCGGTGGCCTCGCTCGGGGTGGGTCTGGCGCTGCTCCTGCTCTTCCGGGAGAACGGCTTCGGCATCCTCACCGAGACGATGGGCGCACAGTCCCTGTCCGGGGGCTCGACCCTCTCGGCCCTGCTCACCGTGCTCGCGGTCGGCGGCTGGGCGTTCATCGGCTTCGACGCGTGTGTGGCCTCCTCCGAGGAGACCAGGGACGCCGCCCGGCAGGTACCCCGCGCGATCTGGTGGACGCTGACCAGCGTCGGCGGCCTGGTCGTACTCAACGCCGTCGCCGTGCAGTTGGCCCATCCCGACCCGGCCGCGGTGGTGCACGGCGAGGACCTGGACCCGGTCACCACCGCGGTGGTGAACTCGTTCGGCTCGTGGTCGGCCAAGCCTTTCGTGGTGGTGGTGATCATCGCCTTCGTCGCATGCGCGCTCGCCTCCCAGGCGTCCGCCGCGCGCGCGGTGTACTCGGTCTCCCGCGACGACGTACTGCCCGCCTCCCGCGCACTGCGCAGGATCAACCGGCGGCAGGCCCCCGTGGGCGCGCTGCTGATCACCTCCGCGATCAGCTGCTCTGCCCTGCTCCTCGCGCTGGACAGCTCCGCGATCGGCAGCCTGATCACCTTCGGCAGCGCCGCCATCTACCTCCAGTTCCTGCTGATCGCGCTGGCCGCGCTGATCGCCCGACTGCGCGGCACCTGGACGCCCGCCGGCCTGGTCCGGCTCGGCCGGTGGGGCACCCCGCTGAACGTGCTCGCCGTCGCCTGGCTGGCCTTCGAATTCGTCAACATCGCCTGGCCGCGCAGAATCCTCGCGCCGCCGGACGCCCCCGCCTACCAGGTGTGGGCCGCCGTCATCGGCATCGCCATCGTGGTCGGCACCGGCGTGCTGTACCTGCTGATCAAGCGCCCCCAGGACAAGGTGCGGGTCGGCGCGAGCTTCGCCGACGGCGGCACCGACCCCGAACCCTCGACCCCCGTGGAGAGCACCGCATGA
- a CDS encoding TetR/AcrR family transcriptional regulator C-terminal domain-containing protein, with translation MGRPNRPKLDRELIARAAVDLVDEHGMGALTMRALATRLNVRGPSLYNHVSSKEELLDAITVVITREIDRAPLDDPDWRVGITAFARGYRAAFLRHPDALPVIARRPVSTEEALSAYDAVVRTLIRIGLPPAEAAEFSAALDYLVVGSVIETYEEGFARSAEEYRADYPSLARALTAGDRDTLNARGFERGLRLLLDGLASRLKP, from the coding sequence ATGGGTCGACCCAACCGCCCCAAACTCGACCGGGAACTGATCGCCCGCGCGGCGGTGGACCTGGTCGACGAGCACGGCATGGGCGCGCTCACCATGCGGGCGCTGGCCACCCGCTTGAACGTGCGGGGGCCGTCGTTGTACAACCACGTGTCGTCGAAGGAGGAATTGCTCGACGCGATCACCGTGGTGATCACGAGGGAGATAGACCGCGCCCCGCTGGACGACCCGGACTGGCGGGTCGGCATCACCGCATTCGCCCGCGGCTACCGCGCCGCGTTCCTGCGCCACCCCGACGCGCTCCCGGTGATCGCCCGCCGGCCGGTGTCCACGGAGGAGGCCCTGTCGGCCTATGACGCCGTCGTTCGCACGCTGATCCGCATCGGCCTCCCCCCGGCCGAGGCGGCCGAATTCTCGGCGGCACTCGACTACCTGGTGGTCGGCTCGGTGATCGAGACGTACGAGGAGGGCTTCGCGCGGTCGGCCGAGGAGTACCGGGCCGATTACCCGTCACTGGCCCGCGCTCTGACCGCCGGAGACCGCGACACCCTCAACGCCCGCGGCTTCGAGAGGGGCCTGCGCCTTCTCCTGGACGGGCTCGCGTCCCGCCTGAAGCCCTGA
- a CDS encoding agmatine deiminase family protein, whose protein sequence is MTNTPVADGFSMPAEWVPHERTWMAWPSRNETFAEEDLHTARAAWGRVAGTIARYEPVTLITDLGESDTVARYVDRPLTVLERPLDDAWMRDIGPTFLTDGRGGIAAADWVFNGWGAQEWASWEHDRHIAEHVIEAAGVRRYASRMVNEGGGIHVDGEGTVLITETVQLDEGRNPGWTKEQVEAELKAFLGVRKVIWLPRGLTRDYGLYGTRGHIDIVASFARPGLVLVHVQPDPAHPDHEVGKENAALLRAATDAEGRSLEVVEIPAPTVLEAHDDWVDFSYINHYVANGAVILCAFDDPRDEENAATFGKLFPGRAIELVDARDIFANGGGIHCITQQQPRA, encoded by the coding sequence ATGACGAACACCCCTGTCGCCGACGGCTTTTCGATGCCGGCGGAGTGGGTGCCGCACGAGCGCACCTGGATGGCCTGGCCCAGCCGCAACGAGACCTTCGCCGAGGAGGACCTGCACACCGCGCGCGCCGCGTGGGGCCGGGTGGCCGGGACGATCGCCCGCTACGAGCCGGTCACGCTGATCACCGACCTGGGCGAGTCGGACACCGTGGCGCGCTACGTCGACCGGCCGCTCACCGTGCTGGAGAGGCCGCTCGACGACGCGTGGATGCGCGATATCGGGCCAACCTTCCTGACCGACGGCCGAGGTGGCATCGCCGCCGCCGACTGGGTGTTCAACGGGTGGGGCGCCCAGGAGTGGGCCTCGTGGGAGCACGACCGACACATCGCGGAGCATGTGATCGAGGCGGCCGGCGTCCGCCGTTACGCGTCGCGGATGGTCAACGAGGGTGGCGGGATCCACGTCGACGGCGAGGGAACGGTGCTGATCACCGAGACCGTGCAACTCGACGAGGGCCGCAACCCCGGGTGGACCAAGGAGCAGGTCGAGGCCGAGTTGAAGGCGTTCCTCGGGGTGCGGAAGGTGATCTGGCTGCCGCGCGGACTCACCCGCGACTACGGCCTGTACGGCACGCGAGGCCACATCGACATCGTCGCGTCGTTCGCTCGACCGGGCCTGGTCCTCGTCCACGTGCAGCCCGATCCGGCGCACCCGGACCACGAGGTGGGCAAGGAGAACGCGGCTCTGCTGCGCGCGGCCACCGACGCCGAGGGGCGATCCCTCGAGGTGGTGGAGATCCCGGCGCCGACCGTGCTCGAAGCCCACGACGACTGGGTCGACTTCAGCTACATCAACCACTACGTGGCCAACGGCGCGGTGATCCTGTGCGCGTTCGACGACCCGCGGGACGAGGAGAACGCGGCGACCTTCGGCAAGCTCTTCCCCGGCCGCGCCATCGAACTCGTGGACGCCCGGGACATCTTCGCCAACGGCGGCGGCATCCACTGCATCACGCAGCAGCAGCCGAGGGCCTGA
- a CDS encoding 4a-hydroxytetrahydrobiopterin dehydratase, translated as MAPQPLTDAELTKALADLPGWQVTDGELTATYTCARADVPAFYATVAAAEDQANHHARITILYGTLTFALTTHDAGNRITATDTEFAGRIAAFATAHGATPKS; from the coding sequence GTGGCACCCCAGCCGCTCACCGACGCCGAACTGACCAAGGCCCTCGCCGACCTCCCGGGTTGGCAGGTCACCGACGGGGAACTGACCGCGACGTACACCTGCGCCCGCGCCGATGTCCCCGCCTTCTACGCGACCGTCGCCGCCGCCGAGGACCAGGCGAACCACCACGCCCGGATCACCATCCTCTACGGCACCCTGACCTTCGCCCTGACCACCCACGACGCCGGCAACCGAATCACGGCCACCGACACGGAATTCGCCGGCCGGATCGCCGCCTTCGCCACCGCACACGGCGCGACGCCCAAGTCCTGA
- a CDS encoding TetR/AcrR family transcriptional regulator, producing MAGTRRKRLEQPREVVLQAAMDAIAEHGLAQLTMAGLGKRIGISGGHVAYYFGSKEQLLVETLRWSEQGFAERRRALLGATGVPRAERLAGYIDLYLPDERADPRWTLWLEVWTRSLADPDVSAASAEIEGPWIADLRAMIAPHPDPDGYVLRLHALLDGLATRIVIGAPGPSRAEMVRQAIGFAVREAGVDPAAEPGAEPGTNHTDR from the coding sequence ATGGCGGGGACACGGCGCAAACGGCTGGAGCAGCCCAGGGAGGTGGTGCTCCAGGCCGCGATGGACGCGATCGCCGAGCACGGGCTGGCGCAGCTGACCATGGCGGGCCTGGGCAAGCGGATCGGGATCAGCGGCGGCCACGTCGCCTATTACTTCGGGTCCAAGGAACAACTCCTGGTCGAGACCCTGCGCTGGAGCGAACAGGGATTCGCCGAGCGGCGACGGGCCCTGCTCGGTGCGACCGGGGTGCCGCGCGCCGAGCGGCTGGCCGGCTACATCGACCTGTACCTGCCCGACGAGCGCGCCGACCCGCGCTGGACGTTGTGGCTGGAGGTGTGGACGCGCTCCCTGGCCGACCCGGACGTGTCGGCCGCGAGCGCGGAGATCGAGGGCCCGTGGATCGCGGATCTGCGGGCGATGATCGCGCCGCACCCGGACCCCGACGGGTACGTGTTGCGCCTGCACGCGCTGCTCGACGGGCTGGCCACGCGGATCGTGATCGGCGCGCCCGGTCCGTCGCGGGCCGAGATGGTTCGGCAGGCGATCGGGTTCGCGGTACGTGAGGCGGGCGTCGATCCGGCCGCCGAGCCGGGTGCGGAGCCCGGTACGAACCACACGGACAGGTGA
- a CDS encoding TerD family protein, whose protein sequence is MSVTLSKGGNCPLAVAAVVVEVAFTAPVDVSALLLAGAGKVRSDADFVFYNQPNGPGVRYLAAGPGRPAAVHVDTTAVPADVQTIMVTLSLDGGPGAPVTFGGTTPPTATVRDPSGEALVTFTPHGLGRETALVLLELYRRGGVWKVRAVGQGYANGLAGIATDFGVSVDDDPAPPPTRPQPATPSRPEPAGNADVPPARPEAPAYDDTPTPPVAPLLPHEPPRPAPIPPPIPRRPMTTRPTPPAPTPVEARTAPLPTGTTTRTGTGAAAPINLDKGRVSLRKDQSVSLVKTGAPPLTRVRMGLGWDPAKSGGSIDLDASCIAFDAHGKKVVAVWFMKLSGLGGAIRHTGDNLTGEGEGDDESIVVCLDALPPHVTGLVFTVNSFLGQKFTEVSRAFCRLVDDTTDTELVRFELSGSEPRTGVLMCKLVREGPIWTMTALGRFADGRTVRKLVDPAREALGL, encoded by the coding sequence ATGTCGGTGACGCTCTCGAAGGGTGGCAACTGCCCGCTGGCGGTGGCCGCCGTGGTGGTGGAGGTCGCCTTCACGGCGCCGGTGGACGTATCGGCGCTGCTGCTCGCCGGGGCCGGAAAGGTGCGCTCCGACGCCGACTTCGTCTTCTACAACCAGCCGAACGGACCCGGCGTCCGGTATCTGGCGGCCGGCCCCGGCCGACCGGCCGCGGTGCACGTGGACACCACCGCGGTGCCGGCCGACGTACAGACGATCATGGTGACGCTGAGCCTGGACGGCGGCCCGGGCGCACCGGTCACCTTCGGCGGCACCACCCCGCCCACCGCGACCGTGCGCGACCCGTCCGGAGAGGCGCTGGTCACGTTCACCCCGCACGGCCTGGGCCGGGAGACGGCGCTGGTGCTGCTGGAGCTGTACCGGCGCGGCGGCGTATGGAAGGTGCGCGCGGTCGGCCAGGGCTACGCCAATGGACTCGCGGGCATCGCCACCGACTTCGGCGTCTCGGTCGACGACGACCCGGCCCCGCCGCCCACCCGCCCGCAACCGGCGACGCCGAGCCGCCCCGAACCGGCCGGAAACGCGGACGTACCACCCGCCCGCCCCGAGGCCCCGGCGTACGACGACACCCCGACTCCGCCGGTCGCCCCGCTGCTTCCACACGAGCCGCCCCGGCCCGCGCCGATCCCACCGCCGATCCCACGCCGCCCGATGACGACGCGGCCCACGCCGCCGGCCCCGACTCCCGTCGAGGCCCGCACCGCCCCGCTGCCCACCGGCACCACCACCCGCACCGGCACCGGCGCCGCCGCCCCGATCAACCTCGACAAGGGTCGGGTCAGCCTGCGCAAGGACCAGTCGGTGTCGTTGGTCAAGACCGGCGCACCGCCGCTGACCCGGGTGCGCATGGGACTGGGCTGGGACCCGGCCAAGTCCGGCGGCAGCATCGACCTCGACGCCTCCTGCATCGCCTTCGACGCGCACGGCAAAAAGGTGGTCGCGGTCTGGTTCATGAAACTGTCCGGCCTGGGCGGCGCGATCCGGCACACCGGCGACAACCTGACCGGCGAGGGCGAGGGCGACGACGAGTCGATCGTGGTCTGCCTGGATGCACTCCCGCCGCACGTCACCGGCCTCGTCTTCACCGTGAACTCGTTCCTGGGGCAGAAGTTCACCGAGGTCTCGCGCGCCTTCTGCCGCCTGGTCGACGACACCACCGACACCGAACTGGTGCGCTTCGAGTTGTCCGGCTCCGAGCCGCGCACGGGTGTGCTGATGTGCAAGCTGGTCCGCGAGGGACCGATCTGGACGATGACCGCGCTGGGCCGATTCGCCGACGGCCGCACGGTACGCAAGCTGGTGGACCCGGCCCGCGAGGCGCTGGGGCTCTGA
- a CDS encoding response regulator, giving the protein MIRVLLVDDERMVCAHLRTILGVADDIEVIGEAYDGAEAVESVLRHRPDLVLMDLHMPGVDGLTAIEQIVDLPGAPRVIVLTTFGLEQYILRVLHAGAAGFLLKDTPPEDLIGLVRVAMDGHTVLSPAVTRDLVTASSGRNAARERAALAVASLTEREVEVLTCIGEGLSNAQTAERLFLSETTVKSYVSRMLTKLACANRTQAGLLAYDAGLIRR; this is encoded by the coding sequence ATGATCCGCGTCCTGCTCGTCGACGACGAGCGTATGGTGTGCGCCCACCTGCGCACGATTCTCGGCGTAGCCGACGACATCGAGGTGATCGGCGAGGCGTACGACGGCGCCGAGGCGGTCGAGTCGGTCCTGCGCCATCGGCCCGACCTGGTCCTGATGGACCTGCACATGCCGGGCGTGGACGGCCTGACCGCCATCGAACAGATCGTCGACCTGCCCGGCGCGCCCAGGGTGATCGTGCTGACCACGTTCGGACTGGAGCAGTACATCCTGCGCGTCCTGCACGCGGGCGCGGCCGGCTTCCTGCTCAAGGACACCCCGCCGGAGGACCTGATCGGCCTGGTCCGGGTGGCCATGGACGGCCACACCGTCCTGTCCCCGGCGGTGACCCGCGACCTGGTGACCGCCTCCTCCGGCCGCAACGCCGCGCGCGAACGCGCCGCCCTGGCCGTCGCGTCCCTGACCGAACGCGAGGTCGAGGTGCTGACCTGCATCGGAGAGGGCCTGTCCAACGCCCAAACAGCCGAGCGCCTGTTCCTCAGCGAAACCACCGTAAAAAGCTACGTCTCCCGAATGCTCACCAAACTCGCCTGCGCCAACCGCACCCAGGCGGGCCTACTCGCGTATGACGCCGGGCTGATCCGCCGCTAG
- a CDS encoding sensor histidine kinase: protein MSIRAWWASRRSFGFDVLVAAIAVALGLTLRMGRGAGLIGWPYLHQASAVLSGALLLYRRRAPFGAGAAICAVGLVYPTHALYFAAYAAGACVEDRRRAWGLIGGLVVAATRPWSRPAPLDVVAAASLALVPVLLGLYVAARRRLRADRAEQVVRERELGFERVRLEERARIAGEMHDVITHRVSLMVLQAGALRTRARDEDVRASAEELRLVGCKALEELRGLVAVSRSERQMGSVVVGPRAVLDVSDLVAGSRSAGIPVDLVTLGEPHPTSPVVGRAAYRVVQEALTNVHKHAPGAGVDIRLHYVGDEVRITVRNSAPTRAVDVALGSGGSGLLGLRKRVELVAGTLRTRPLPDGGYELLATLPAGAPTTTTGEPV, encoded by the coding sequence GTGAGCATCCGCGCCTGGTGGGCGAGTCGCCGCTCGTTCGGGTTCGACGTGCTGGTCGCGGCGATCGCCGTCGCCCTGGGACTGACGCTGCGCATGGGGCGCGGCGCCGGCCTGATCGGCTGGCCGTACCTGCACCAGGCGAGTGCGGTGCTGAGCGGCGCGCTGCTGCTGTACCGCAGACGTGCGCCGTTCGGTGCGGGCGCCGCGATCTGCGCGGTGGGTCTGGTGTATCCGACCCACGCGCTCTACTTCGCGGCCTATGCGGCGGGAGCCTGTGTCGAGGACCGACGGCGCGCGTGGGGGCTCATCGGGGGGCTCGTGGTGGCGGCCACACGACCGTGGAGCCGGCCGGCGCCGCTGGACGTCGTCGCCGCCGCGAGCCTCGCGCTGGTCCCGGTCCTGCTCGGCCTCTACGTGGCCGCGCGCCGCCGACTGCGCGCGGATCGGGCCGAACAGGTGGTTCGGGAGCGCGAGTTGGGCTTCGAACGGGTGCGGCTGGAGGAACGGGCCCGGATCGCGGGCGAGATGCACGACGTGATCACCCACCGGGTCAGCCTGATGGTGCTCCAGGCGGGCGCGCTGCGCACCCGCGCCCGGGACGAGGACGTACGGGCGTCGGCGGAGGAGTTGCGCCTGGTGGGCTGCAAGGCGCTGGAGGAGTTGCGCGGGCTGGTCGCGGTGAGCCGATCGGAGCGGCAGATGGGCTCGGTGGTGGTCGGCCCGCGCGCGGTGCTCGACGTATCGGATCTGGTGGCCGGTTCGCGCTCGGCGGGCATCCCGGTCGACCTGGTCACGCTCGGCGAGCCGCACCCGACCTCGCCGGTGGTCGGCCGGGCCGCCTACCGGGTGGTCCAGGAGGCGCTGACCAACGTGCACAAACACGCGCCGGGGGCGGGGGTGGACATCCGCCTGCACTACGTGGGCGACGAGGTCCGGATCACCGTGCGAAACTCGGCTCCCACCCGGGCGGTCGACGTCGCCCTGGGGTCGGGCGGCAGCGGCCTGCTCGGTCTGCGCAAGCGGGTCGAGTTGGTGGCCGGGACGTTGCGCACCCGTCCGCTGCCCGACGGCGGCTACGAGTTGCTGGCCACACTGCCCGCCGGCGCCCCGACCACGACCACCGGAGAGCCCGTATGA